The following proteins come from a genomic window of Montipora foliosa isolate CH-2021 chromosome 2, ASM3666993v2, whole genome shotgun sequence:
- the LOC137990950 gene encoding histamine H2 receptor-like yields the protein MAPFPQTTLFLAVSVSLCVVNGLLCPLTVFGNVLVFASVLRKASLRNVANSSILCLAFTDLMVGFFVQPSYIIYQASKINARSDNFPCTQLLVYSFSGVICICMSFLTLTLISVERYLAVFYPYCYIERVHTRRVVAVSVAVWLTASAILLGLRFSFGINSNQEIGVISLIILTNFVMTSAVYIKILRLVKRCNAQVVVEMTDNAFNSANGPTELQAQSNHREAKASKTVAFVTGTLFLCFTPTLCTTIVDQAGLARKDLLYHVIYPIAETAVLLNSCLNPGIYVWRNEGIRRSLFELLRTRTL from the coding sequence ATGGCACCGTTTCCACAGACTACCCTCTTTCTCGCTGTATCTGTTTCATTATGCGTTGTAAATGGGCTCCTTTGTCCACTTACAGTCTTTGGAAACGTCCTGGTCTTTGCTTCTGTTCTAAGAAAAGCGAGCCTGAGAAATGTAGCCAATTCATCGATTTTATGCTTAGCCTTCACAGACTTAATGGTTGGATTCTTTGTCCAACCTTCCTATATAATTTATCAAGCTAGCAAGATAAACGCGAGGTCAGACAATTTTCCGTGCACACAGCTACTTGTCTACTCCTTTTCAGGAGTGATTTGCATTTGTATGTCATTTCTTACTCTCACACTGATCTCCGTGGAAAGATACCTTGCGGTATTTTATCCGTACTGTTACATTGAAAGGGTCCATACAAGACGAGTAGTCGCAGTCTCGGTCGCTGTATGGCTTACCGCTAGTGCAATACTACTTGGACTTCGTTTCTCATTTGGCATCAACAGTAACCAAGAAATAGGTGTCATATCATTGATAATATTAACGAATTTCGTCATGACATCAGCGGTTTATATCAAAATACTAAGACTCGTTAAGAGGTGTAACGCACAGGTTGTTGTGGAGATGACCGATAACGCTTTCAATTCTGCCAACGGACCCACCGAACTTCAAGCGCAATCAAACCATCGAGAGGCGAAAGCTTCGAAAACTGTAGCTTTCGTAACGGGAACTTTGTTTTTATGCTTTACGCCGACATTGTGCACCACCATTGTGGACCAGGCGGGTCTTGCGAGGAAGGATCTGTTGTATCACGTGATATATCCCATAGCTGAGACTGCAGTTCTTTTGAACAGTTGCCTTAATCCAGGAATTTACGTGTGGCGAAATGAAGGAATTCGGCGGAGTCTTTTTGAACTGTTAAGAACTCGCACACTGTAA